A single window of Pseudomonas lutea DNA harbors:
- a CDS encoding TonB-dependent receptor produces MPRQAQPVSAHSQRSIVGAVGVAIAAMSAGHMAQAAEPAPDNALNLGATNIDGERVDTAYKTEESASKKYTAPLRETPKSVTVIPQQVIRDTAATSLADALRTTPGITFGAGEGGNPNADRPIIRGFNAESDVFIDGMRDVAAQSREIFNIESVEVSKGPGSAFTGAGSTGGSLNLITKGAHLGDAYNGGYTFGSDQTQRYTVDVNKQITDTAAFRLNLMKHDANVAGRNDVDNSRWGVAPSFAFGLGTDTRVKLDYYHLSTDDMPDYGIPLTSTPGRSKYVVDKPAHVNENNFYGLTDRDYRKSVNDSGTFRIEHDLNENLTISNSFRMSRSTLDYIVTNPDDSRGNVANGLVSRSAKSRNSTSSGFVNQTDLQAKFNTGFVEHSLVTGIEFSYQDTHNRAYNVTNARGGAIGSTCNAGLLASGDCTSLYNPSPKDDWNGTITDSQAYTDTDTKTSAAYVFDTLKFNEQWSLNLGLRYDDYDVRSSGYSTGGRGSVAGDFKRENTSQLWNYQVGVTYKPLPNGSIYAAWSTSSNPSGETSGNGGLEIAANNANLDPEKNRNYELGTKWDFFDDNLSLTAALFRTEKTNARVNDPDNATFQVLDGEQRVDGLELTYSGNITGKWKVYGGYTYMESEIVKATSKADEGNHMPSTPRNSFNFWSTYELMPKLTVGGGATFVDSRFGNEANSVEVPSYWRYDAMATYALTKNVDLQLNVQNLTDKRYYDQVFTTHYAHMAAGRTALMSASFHF; encoded by the coding sequence ATGCCGCGCCAAGCTCAACCCGTTTCTGCACACTCTCAGCGTTCCATTGTCGGTGCGGTAGGTGTCGCCATCGCCGCGATGTCGGCCGGCCATATGGCGCAGGCTGCCGAACCGGCACCGGATAACGCGCTGAATCTGGGCGCCACCAACATCGATGGCGAACGGGTCGATACGGCTTACAAGACCGAGGAGTCAGCGTCTAAAAAGTACACCGCTCCGCTGCGCGAAACGCCTAAAAGCGTGACCGTCATTCCGCAGCAAGTGATCCGGGACACGGCCGCCACAAGTCTGGCCGACGCGCTGCGCACTACGCCGGGCATCACCTTTGGCGCGGGGGAGGGCGGCAACCCGAACGCCGACCGACCGATCATTCGTGGTTTCAACGCAGAAAGTGATGTGTTCATCGACGGCATGCGCGATGTAGCGGCGCAGAGTCGCGAAATCTTCAACATCGAATCGGTCGAGGTCAGCAAAGGCCCGGGCTCTGCCTTCACGGGCGCAGGCTCCACCGGCGGCAGTCTGAACCTCATCACCAAGGGCGCGCACTTGGGTGACGCTTACAACGGCGGCTACACCTTTGGTTCGGACCAGACCCAGCGCTACACCGTGGACGTCAACAAGCAGATCACGGATACCGCGGCCTTCCGCCTGAACCTGATGAAACACGACGCCAACGTCGCCGGCCGCAACGACGTCGACAACAGCCGCTGGGGCGTTGCACCGTCGTTCGCCTTCGGGCTGGGCACGGACACACGGGTCAAGCTCGATTACTACCACCTTTCGACCGACGACATGCCCGACTACGGCATTCCGCTGACCAGCACCCCGGGCCGCAGCAAATACGTGGTCGACAAGCCGGCCCACGTCAACGAAAACAACTTCTATGGCCTGACCGACCGGGACTATCGCAAGAGCGTCAACGACAGCGGCACCTTCCGCATCGAGCATGACCTCAACGAGAACCTGACCATTTCCAACAGTTTCCGTATGTCGCGTTCGACGCTGGACTACATCGTCACCAACCCGGACGACAGCCGTGGCAACGTCGCCAACGGCCTGGTTTCGCGCTCCGCCAAGAGCCGCAACTCCACGTCCAGCGGCTTCGTCAACCAGACCGACCTGCAGGCGAAGTTCAACACCGGTTTCGTGGAGCACAGCCTGGTCACCGGCATTGAGTTCTCCTATCAAGACACCCATAACCGCGCCTATAACGTAACCAACGCCCGGGGCGGCGCCATTGGCTCTACCTGTAACGCGGGGCTGCTGGCTTCAGGCGACTGCACCAGCCTGTATAACCCATCGCCAAAAGATGACTGGAACGGGACCATTACCGACAGCCAGGCCTACACCGACACCGACACCAAAACCAGTGCGGCTTATGTCTTCGATACCTTGAAATTCAACGAGCAATGGTCGTTGAACCTCGGCTTGCGGTATGACGATTACGACGTTCGCTCCAGTGGCTACAGCACGGGTGGTCGCGGCTCGGTGGCCGGTGATTTTAAGCGCGAGAACACCAGTCAGCTGTGGAATTACCAGGTCGGCGTGACCTATAAACCGTTGCCAAACGGCAGCATTTACGCCGCATGGTCCACCTCCAGCAACCCCTCGGGTGAGACCAGCGGTAACGGCGGCCTGGAAATCGCCGCGAACAACGCCAATCTTGATCCGGAAAAAAACCGCAACTACGAGTTGGGCACCAAGTGGGACTTCTTCGACGACAACCTGTCGCTGACCGCCGCGCTGTTCCGCACCGAGAAGACCAACGCACGGGTCAATGACCCGGACAACGCGACGTTCCAGGTGCTGGATGGCGAGCAGCGCGTCGACGGTCTGGAGCTGACCTACAGCGGCAACATCACCGGCAAATGGAAGGTCTACGGCGGCTATACGTACATGGAGAGCGAGATCGTCAAAGCCACCAGCAAGGCGGACGAGGGCAACCACATGCCGAGCACGCCACGTAACAGCTTCAATTTCTGGTCGACCTACGAACTGATGCCCAAGTTGACCGTTGGTGGTGGCGCGACGTTTGTGGACTCGCGTTTCGGCAACGAAGCCAACTCGGTGGAAGTGCCGTCCTACTGGCGCTACGACGCAATGGCTACGTACGCGTTGACCAAAAACGTTGACCTGCAGTTGAACGTGCAGAACCTGACCGACAAACGTTATTACGACCAGGTGTTCACCACCCACTACGCCCACATGGCTGCTGGCCGTACGGCGTTGATGAGCGCCAGCTTCCACTTTTGA
- a CDS encoding Fe2+-dependent dioxygenase has product MLLHIPGLFSPEEVRRIRLALEETEWADGKITAGHQSAKAKHNLQLPEGHPLAVEIGAALFERLWQNPLFMSAALPHKVFPPLINCYTGGGSFDFHIDNAVRQAKGLAERVRTDLSSTLFFSDPDDYDGGELVIQDTFGTRQVKLPAGDLLLYPATSLHKVNPVTRGARYASFFWTQSLVRDDGHRTLLFEMDAAIQQLSRDVPDHPSLLQLTGTYHNLLRQWVEV; this is encoded by the coding sequence ATGCTCCTACATATCCCAGGCCTGTTTTCACCTGAGGAGGTGCGTCGCATCCGACTGGCGCTGGAGGAAACCGAATGGGCCGATGGCAAGATCACCGCCGGCCACCAGTCGGCGAAGGCCAAGCACAACCTGCAGCTGCCGGAGGGCCATCCGCTGGCCGTGGAAATTGGCGCTGCGCTGTTCGAGCGCTTGTGGCAGAACCCGCTGTTCATGTCCGCCGCCCTGCCGCACAAGGTTTTTCCGCCGTTGATCAATTGCTATACCGGCGGCGGCAGTTTTGATTTCCACATCGACAACGCCGTGCGGCAGGCTAAAGGCCTCGCCGAACGGGTGCGCACCGATCTGTCATCGACGCTGTTCTTCAGCGACCCCGACGACTACGACGGCGGCGAGCTGGTGATTCAAGACACTTTCGGCACCCGCCAAGTGAAATTGCCAGCGGGTGATTTGCTGCTCTATCCGGCCACCAGCCTGCACAAAGTCAACCCGGTCACACGCGGCGCGCGGTACGCCTCGTTCTTCTGGACCCAGAGCCTGGTGCGGGACGATGGGCACCGCACGCTGCTGTTTGAAATGGACGCGGCGATCCAGCAACTGAGCCGCGATGTGCCTGATCACCCCTCGCTGCTTCAGCTCACCGGCACCTATCACAATCTGCTGCGGCAGTGGGTCGAGGTCTGA
- a CDS encoding tetratricopeptide repeat protein, with amino-acid sequence MTWNLRREEEVLNGDQLRAMLEDSPASAARAILIAAQAQIVDAQALLGQILLDGTGIERDPALALVWFQIAARNGHAMAHNMAGRCYEHGWGCEADAAKAAEHYRLAAEAGLDWGFYNYGNLLATGRGVNKDQARALACYRKAADLGHAKSMNLVGRHMEEGLCCEQDLPAAHEWYRRSAEGGDFRGQFSYAGLLATKGRIEEAVSWLRRALSMGNLNFLRVSREHLLALPDPAIRSLALEYYQRAAMIGDSLDVAQYQQLTRQLETSVSIAEEQHPARD; translated from the coding sequence ATGACCTGGAACCTGCGACGTGAAGAAGAGGTGCTCAATGGCGACCAGTTACGCGCCATGCTTGAAGACAGCCCGGCGAGCGCCGCCCGAGCAATCCTGATCGCAGCCCAGGCGCAGATCGTCGACGCGCAGGCGCTGCTCGGGCAAATATTGCTGGATGGCACCGGCATTGAACGCGACCCGGCGCTGGCGCTGGTGTGGTTCCAGATTGCCGCGCGCAACGGCCATGCCATGGCGCACAACATGGCAGGCCGTTGCTACGAGCATGGCTGGGGCTGTGAAGCGGATGCCGCCAAGGCCGCGGAGCATTACCGGCTCGCCGCAGAAGCGGGCCTTGACTGGGGGTTCTATAACTACGGCAACCTGCTCGCCACTGGCCGGGGCGTGAACAAGGATCAGGCGCGCGCCCTGGCGTGCTATCGCAAAGCGGCGGACCTGGGACACGCCAAGTCAATGAATCTGGTGGGCCGTCATATGGAAGAAGGCCTTTGCTGCGAGCAGGATTTGCCTGCGGCGCATGAGTGGTATCGACGCTCGGCTGAAGGTGGGGATTTTCGGGGGCAGTTCAGTTACGCAGGTTTGCTGGCGACTAAGGGGAGGATTGAAGAGGCTGTTTCGTGGCTGCGCCGCGCGTTAAGCATGGGCAACCTGAACTTCTTAAGGGTCAGCCGCGAGCATCTGCTTGCATTGCCTGATCCAGCTATTCGGTCACTGGCGCTGGAATATTACCAACGCGCGGCGATGATTGGGGACTCACTGGACGTTGCCCAATATCAACAACTAACGAGGCAGCTCGAAACATCAGTGTCAATCGCCGAAGAGCAGCACCCTGCTCGGGATTAA
- a CDS encoding alpha-xenorhabdolysin family binary toxin subunit A, with the protein MTQHEFQVADNAAVEPAALIGAAADSSHDTRDTGLILTKDDIKNLRKYEIAGLALPTALNDVITYLGYETGAGHELEAVDFQKTFELIHGHASLWNPLRNDLLTVNDQLVMFAGLMQVYGESIIEVLDGIRALTLAEEHDIKSLEELRQLESQWDHKFPEIHPVDREDLGAYLDDILKQVRVQEAEAQNIKKRLDAFGFDLPNKVGAAISLKLSAINKNTLGVEVKALQTAIDERAAEIERRNKEYDHLVKEAISSIAGGGGLIMMIYSSVKAEDVRTKRNDLRATQERDIQAMDKKNSILGSLNRVRNDLQNLGIVVLDADIATKNLITMWNGLNTFISQSSRAINDINDALLLRRFSHQFKLVVRPWKNIEVDAQKLRDVFAAADREIQEEWKSA; encoded by the coding sequence ATGACCCAACATGAATTCCAGGTTGCGGACAACGCCGCAGTTGAGCCCGCTGCTCTAATTGGCGCGGCAGCAGACTCATCCCACGACACTCGGGATACTGGTCTGATCCTGACCAAAGATGACATTAAAAACCTGAGAAAATACGAAATCGCTGGCCTCGCTCTGCCCACTGCTCTGAACGATGTTATTACTTACCTGGGTTATGAAACAGGCGCCGGTCACGAACTGGAAGCGGTTGATTTCCAAAAAACATTTGAACTCATACATGGTCACGCCAGCCTGTGGAATCCGTTGCGCAACGACTTGTTAACGGTGAACGATCAACTGGTTATGTTTGCTGGTCTGATGCAGGTGTACGGCGAGAGCATTATCGAGGTGTTGGATGGTATTCGAGCCTTGACGCTTGCCGAGGAGCACGACATCAAGTCATTAGAGGAACTACGGCAACTCGAAAGCCAATGGGACCACAAATTCCCCGAAATCCATCCAGTCGACCGTGAAGATCTTGGGGCGTATCTGGATGACATTTTGAAGCAAGTGCGCGTACAGGAAGCCGAGGCCCAGAACATCAAGAAAAGACTCGACGCTTTCGGTTTTGATCTTCCGAACAAAGTCGGAGCGGCCATCTCCCTCAAGCTGTCGGCCATCAATAAAAACACGCTCGGCGTAGAGGTCAAGGCACTGCAGACCGCCATTGATGAACGGGCAGCGGAAATAGAAAGGCGCAACAAGGAGTACGACCACCTGGTCAAAGAGGCCATTTCAAGCATCGCTGGGGGTGGCGGTCTGATTATGATGATCTACTCCAGCGTCAAGGCTGAGGACGTCCGCACGAAACGTAACGACCTACGCGCGACGCAAGAACGTGACATCCAAGCCATGGATAAAAAAAACAGCATCCTCGGGTCACTTAACCGAGTCCGCAATGATCTTCAAAATCTGGGCATCGTCGTGTTGGACGCAGACATCGCGACGAAGAACCTCATTACCATGTGGAACGGCCTGAACACGTTCATCTCTCAATCCAGTCGAGCCATCAACGACATCAACGACGCGCTGTTACTGCGCAGATTTAGCCATCAATTCAAGCTCGTCGTCCGTCCCTGGAAGAACATCGAAGTTGACGCTCAAAAATTACGTGACGTATTTGCGGCCGCAGATCGTGAAATTCAAGAAGAATGGAAATCAGCATGA
- a CDS encoding alpha-xenorhabdolysin family binary toxin subunit B, translating to MNNISAFPSHIEYPTIDVAILQQARKEARGASIEVQVLFAKTDYLEALHSRVTNVDNAMAAAQFKLTETAQSLDMNITAFIETLRIYQSELEEVPGSERQEVLEDIAKVVSDILSTVRKEKSTLDSTYTPMTAAIDRTETGKFLVQMAVDMQRLPDDVLDIEQRKQALSVKRETLTQAMTVMESKGFAEIGKETLLNAQAISTLTTAGPEAAILTTAIELAQQTMQKVESFISYNGMREARNVIGKQMEVLTQSIQDKNTELRMVEMKAELIKQSHTFEEQRLRYTAEFSKVSAAAQSFVTTYRAVDAQNEAVVGQFVVDAQQLARYMNALT from the coding sequence ATGAATAACATTAGCGCATTCCCCTCGCACATTGAGTACCCAACGATTGATGTCGCCATACTTCAACAGGCTCGAAAAGAAGCCAGAGGCGCATCGATCGAAGTGCAGGTCTTATTTGCAAAGACAGATTATCTGGAAGCATTGCATTCCCGCGTAACCAACGTGGACAACGCCATGGCCGCCGCGCAGTTCAAACTTACTGAAACTGCTCAATCCTTGGATATGAATATAACTGCCTTTATCGAGACGCTGCGGATCTATCAATCGGAGCTTGAAGAGGTGCCTGGCAGTGAAAGGCAAGAGGTTCTGGAGGATATTGCCAAGGTGGTCTCCGACATTCTCAGCACTGTGCGCAAAGAGAAGTCAACGCTGGACAGTACTTACACGCCTATGACCGCCGCTATAGACCGGACGGAGACCGGCAAGTTTTTGGTTCAGATGGCGGTAGATATGCAACGCTTGCCTGATGACGTGCTCGATATCGAACAACGAAAGCAAGCCCTAAGCGTGAAACGTGAAACCCTGACGCAAGCGATGACTGTCATGGAATCTAAAGGGTTCGCTGAGATCGGCAAGGAAACCCTTCTCAATGCGCAAGCGATCTCGACCCTGACAACGGCAGGCCCTGAAGCGGCGATTCTCACCACTGCGATCGAGCTGGCGCAGCAAACCATGCAAAAAGTGGAGTCGTTCATCAGTTACAACGGTATGAGGGAAGCCAGGAACGTGATTGGCAAGCAGATGGAGGTTCTGACACAAAGCATCCAAGATAAAAATACAGAGTTGCGAATGGTGGAAATGAAAGCAGAGCTGATCAAGCAGAGCCACACCTTCGAAGAACAGCGACTTCGCTACACCGCCGAGTTTTCCAAAGTCAGCGCTGCCGCACAGTCCTTTGTCACCACATACCGAGCGGTCGATGCCCAAAACGAGGCTGTCGTCGGCCAGTTTGTCGTGGATGCGCAGCAGCTGGCAAGGTACATGAACGCACTGACCTGA
- a CDS encoding type III PLP-dependent enzyme translates to MSIQVEDYFEKSTFEKMKAFADKQETPFVVIDTAMISKAYDDLRAGFEFASIYYAVKANPAVEIIDLLKEKGSSFDIASIYELDKVMDRGVNPDRISYGNTIKKSRDIRYFYEKGVRLFSTDSEADLRNIAKAAPGSKVYVRILTEGSTTADWPLSRKFGCQTDMAMDLLILARELGLVPYGISFHVGSQQRDISVWDAAIAKVKVIFERLKEEDGIVLKLINMGGGFPANYITRTNSLETYAEEIIRYLKEDFGDDLPEIILEPGRSLIANAGILVSEVVLVSRKSRTAVERWVYTDVGKFSGLIETMDEAIKFPIWTEKKGEMEEVVIAGPTCDSADIMYENYKYGLPLNLAIGDRLYWLSTGAYTTSYSAIEFNGFPPLKSFYV, encoded by the coding sequence ATGTCGATCCAGGTCGAAGATTATTTCGAGAAAAGCACCTTCGAGAAAATGAAGGCGTTTGCCGACAAGCAAGAAACCCCGTTTGTGGTCATCGACACCGCGATGATCAGCAAGGCCTACGATGACCTGCGCGCAGGCTTCGAATTCGCCAGCATTTATTACGCCGTCAAGGCCAACCCAGCGGTCGAAATCATTGATCTGCTGAAAGAGAAAGGTTCGAGCTTCGACATCGCCTCGATCTACGAGCTGGATAAAGTGATGGACCGCGGCGTCAACCCGGACCGCATCAGCTACGGCAACACCATCAAGAAATCCCGGGACATCCGTTACTTCTACGAGAAGGGCGTGCGTCTTTTCTCCACCGACTCCGAAGCTGACCTGCGCAACATCGCCAAGGCCGCGCCGGGCTCGAAAGTCTACGTGCGTATCCTAACCGAAGGCTCGACCACGGCCGACTGGCCGCTGTCGCGCAAATTCGGTTGCCAGACCGACATGGCCATGGATTTGCTGATTCTTGCCCGTGAACTGGGCCTGGTGCCCTACGGCATCTCGTTCCACGTGGGCTCGCAGCAACGCGACATCAGCGTCTGGGACGCGGCAATTGCCAAGGTCAAAGTGATCTTCGAGCGTCTTAAAGAAGAAGACGGCATCGTCCTCAAGCTGATCAACATGGGCGGCGGCTTCCCGGCCAACTACATTACCCGCACCAACAGCCTGGAAACGTACGCTGAAGAAATCATTCGCTATCTCAAGGAAGACTTCGGTGATGACCTGCCGGAGATCATTCTGGAGCCGGGCCGTTCGTTGATCGCCAACGCCGGTATTCTGGTCAGCGAAGTGGTGCTGGTGTCGCGTAAATCGCGCACCGCCGTCGAGCGTTGGGTCTACACCGATGTGGGCAAGTTCTCCGGCCTGATCGAAACCATGGATGAAGCCATCAAGTTTCCGATCTGGACCGAGAAGAAAGGCGAAATGGAAGAAGTCGTGATCGCTGGCCCGACCTGCGACAGCGCCGACATCATGTACGAGAACTACAAGTACGGCCTGCCGTTGAACCTGGCCATCGGTGACCGTTTGTACTGGTTGTCCACCGGTGCGTACACCACCAGCTATAGCGCTATCGAGTTCAATGGCTTTCCGCCGCTGAAATCGTTCTATGTTTAA
- a CDS encoding DUF3472 domain-containing protein, protein MEMPPINHQANRADVPTSGPSITSYFAENEAELLYVEQYVPEAGDKIHIYWSGCNFYFGERGGYAGIQHQNDKLIGGQIFTYNNICSIWDLASDPAEAEVRLDYGITGLHSSHFGGEGTGLHTSHPMPWSVDQWYAIVIRRWFIPGESVTRMGMFMYSYSDKKWTHYMSASVPGPDIPITGTTCTGFLERFSGDALGYHGYYGQHFRMSKNGSWQRPAYYVAAAGGDPDTWNAALVGDGEDDGNANMMLIAGGSFGNTASTIRLQPNQFDPKPKPAMSTAALLSVDVVPQSGTKNVIVAWKNDEATPPQLSYSIEIRSISGNELVASDAEARPHTRSSIFATAGLLPGDYRVTMTVTDIFNKTSVPRDTTFRVGTTLTGLLQTLP, encoded by the coding sequence ATGGAAATGCCACCGATCAACCATCAGGCTAATCGAGCCGACGTACCGACTTCCGGTCCGTCGATAACCTCCTACTTTGCGGAAAACGAGGCAGAACTTCTCTACGTCGAACAGTACGTTCCCGAGGCCGGTGACAAGATCCATATTTATTGGTCAGGCTGTAATTTCTATTTCGGTGAACGCGGGGGATACGCAGGCATACAGCATCAAAACGATAAACTCATAGGAGGCCAGATTTTCACGTACAACAATATCTGTTCCATATGGGACCTCGCCTCCGATCCGGCTGAAGCCGAGGTGCGTCTGGACTATGGCATTACAGGCTTGCATTCCAGCCACTTCGGCGGAGAAGGCACTGGGCTGCATACCTCTCACCCTATGCCATGGAGCGTGGATCAGTGGTACGCCATCGTGATTCGACGGTGGTTCATACCCGGCGAATCGGTGACGCGCATGGGCATGTTCATGTACTCCTACAGTGACAAGAAATGGACGCACTACATGTCTGCTTCCGTTCCTGGTCCTGATATTCCCATCACGGGAACGACTTGCACGGGCTTTCTGGAGCGTTTCAGTGGCGACGCGCTGGGCTACCACGGCTATTACGGCCAGCACTTCCGGATGAGCAAGAACGGTTCATGGCAAAGACCCGCTTATTACGTAGCAGCTGCCGGAGGCGACCCTGATACGTGGAATGCCGCGCTGGTGGGTGACGGCGAGGATGATGGAAACGCCAACATGATGCTTATTGCGGGTGGCAGTTTTGGCAACACCGCAAGCACGATCCGATTGCAGCCCAACCAGTTTGATCCTAAACCGAAACCGGCGATGTCCACGGCGGCCCTTTTATCGGTAGACGTCGTTCCGCAGTCGGGGACTAAAAACGTAATCGTGGCTTGGAAGAATGACGAAGCGACGCCACCACAGTTGAGCTACTCAATAGAAATCCGCTCTATCTCTGGAAATGAGCTCGTCGCGTCCGATGCTGAAGCGCGCCCTCATACCCGCTCTTCCATCTTTGCAACGGCTGGGTTACTCCCCGGAGATTACAGGGTCACAATGACTGTCACGGATATCTTCAACAAAACCTCTGTTCCGCGTGACACGACATTCCGGGTCGGAACAACCCTTACAGGGCTCCTGCAAACTCTGCCGTAG
- a CDS encoding betaine/proline/choline family ABC transporter ATP-binding protein (Members of the family are the ATP-binding subunit of ABC transporters for substrates such as betaine, L-proline or other amino acids, choline, carnitine, etc. The substrate specificity is best determined from the substrate-binding subunit, rather than this subunit, as it interacts with the permease subunit and not with substrate directly.) yields the protein MIELQNLTKTFQSNGKEVKAVDSVSLTVNEGEICVFLGPSGCGKSTTLKMINRLIMPTSGKVLINGEDTTGLDEVTLRRNIGYVIQQIGLFPNMTIEENIVVVPKLLGWDKQKCHDRARELMSMIKLEPKQYLHRYPRELSGGQQQRIGVIRALAADAPLLLMDEPFGAVDPINREMIQNEFFEMQRALNKTVIMVSHDIDEAIKLGDKIAIFRAGKLLQIDHPDTLLAHPADDFVSNFVGQDSTLKRLLLVKAEDAADNAPSVSPETPVADALEIMDENDRRYVVVTDAENKAMGYVRRRDLHRQAGTCDQYLRPFNATAAYDEHLRILLSRMYEFNRSWLPVLDAENVFLGEVTQESIAAYLSSGQSRGMKTSIVSPADLVEQAASN from the coding sequence ATGATTGAACTGCAAAACCTCACCAAAACCTTCCAGAGCAATGGCAAGGAAGTGAAGGCCGTCGATTCAGTGAGCCTGACCGTCAATGAAGGCGAGATCTGCGTGTTCCTCGGTCCATCGGGTTGCGGCAAGAGCACCACCCTGAAGATGATCAACCGGCTGATCATGCCCACCTCGGGGAAGGTGCTGATCAACGGCGAGGACACGACCGGTCTGGACGAAGTCACCCTGCGCCGCAACATCGGTTACGTGATTCAGCAGATCGGTCTGTTCCCGAACATGACCATCGAAGAAAACATCGTCGTCGTGCCCAAACTGTTGGGCTGGGATAAGCAGAAGTGCCACGACCGCGCCCGCGAACTGATGAGCATGATCAAGCTGGAGCCCAAGCAGTATCTGCACCGCTACCCGCGCGAATTGTCGGGCGGACAGCAACAGCGGATCGGCGTGATTCGCGCGCTGGCTGCCGACGCTCCCTTGCTGCTGATGGACGAGCCGTTCGGCGCGGTTGACCCGATCAACCGCGAGATGATCCAGAACGAGTTTTTCGAGATGCAGCGTGCGCTGAACAAGACCGTGATCATGGTCAGCCACGACATCGACGAAGCCATCAAGCTGGGCGACAAGATCGCCATCTTCCGCGCTGGCAAGCTGCTGCAGATCGACCACCCGGACACATTGCTCGCGCATCCGGCGGACGATTTCGTCAGCAACTTCGTCGGCCAGGACAGCACGCTCAAGCGCCTGCTGCTGGTCAAGGCCGAAGATGCAGCGGACAACGCGCCGTCTGTCAGCCCTGAAACCCCGGTGGCAGATGCCCTGGAAATCATGGACGAAAACGACCGTCGCTACGTCGTGGTCACCGACGCCGAGAACAAAGCCATGGGCTACGTCCGCCGCCGCGACCTGCACCGTCAGGCCGGGACGTGCGACCAGTACCTGCGCCCGTTCAACGCCACCGCCGCCTACGACGAGCACTTGCGCATCCTGCTGTCGCGGATGTACGAGTTCAACCGCTCATGGCTGCCGGTGCTGGACGCCGAGAATGTGTTCTTGGGCGAAGTGACGCAGGAATCGATTGCGGCGTACCTGAGTTCCGGCCAGTCGCGCGGGATGAAGACCAGCATTGTTTCGCCGGCGGATCTGGTGGAACAGGCTGCGTCTAACTGA
- a CDS encoding ABC transporter permease, protein MSFLSAFSHLDWNQVMHLTLQHITLVGIAVTLAILVGVPLGVLMTRFPTLAGPLQASATVLLTIPSIALFGLLLPFYSKFGQGLGPLPAITAVFLYSLLPIMRNTYLALTGVEPGIREAAKGIGMTFGQRLRMVELPIAVPVILAGVRTAVVMNIGVMTIAATIGAGGLGVLILASISRSDMSMLIVGAVLVSILAILADLLLQWLQRSLTPKGLLK, encoded by the coding sequence ATGAGTTTCCTCAGCGCTTTCTCCCATCTGGACTGGAATCAGGTCATGCACCTGACCCTGCAGCACATCACTCTGGTGGGCATCGCCGTGACCCTGGCGATCCTCGTCGGCGTGCCCTTGGGCGTGCTGATGACGCGCTTCCCGACGCTTGCCGGGCCGTTGCAGGCCAGCGCAACGGTGCTGCTGACCATCCCGTCAATTGCTCTGTTTGGCTTGTTGCTGCCGTTCTACTCCAAGTTTGGTCAGGGCCTCGGTCCATTGCCCGCGATCACAGCCGTGTTTCTCTATTCACTGCTGCCAATCATGCGCAACACCTACCTGGCGCTGACCGGTGTCGAGCCCGGCATTCGTGAAGCCGCCAAAGGCATCGGCATGACCTTCGGCCAGCGCCTGCGCATGGTTGAACTGCCCATTGCCGTACCGGTGATCCTCGCCGGCGTACGCACCGCCGTGGTCATGAACATCGGTGTCATGACCATTGCCGCCACCATTGGTGCGGGCGGTCTTGGCGTACTCATCCTCGCTTCCATCAGCCGCAGCGACATGTCGATGCTGATCGTCGGCGCCGTACTGGTCAGCATTCTGGCCATCTTAGCCGACCTGCTTCTGCAATGGCTGCAACGCTCGCTGACTCCAAAAGGACTCCTGAAATGA